The genomic stretch AAAACCAACCAGTTCAACCTAACGGCGCGGAGATACACCGAAAGCGACATCCGCAGGATGAAAGAAGACGGCAGCCACAAAATCTGGATAGGCGAACTGGAAGACAAATTCGGCAGCTATGGCAAGGTCATACTAGCGATAGTAAGGCTGGAACCGAAGGAACAGCGAGCGGTGATAGACACCTTCCTCATGAGCTGCAGGGTCATGGGACGGAATGTGGAGACGGAGTTTCTTAAACATATAGAGCATGACCTTAAAGAAGAAGGCATTAAAGAAATCATAGGCGAGTATGTGGAAACGGCTAAGAATAATGTCGTCAAAGATTTCTATTTACAGCGAATTGGATGGGAGACGACAAACGAGATTTCTGGCTCAATAGTGTCGTATACAAAAAAGATCAAAACTCTAGTATAGATATTGGCGAAGGGAAATATTTTTGTGCTATGCCTACTAAACTTTTGATGGTATCGACTGTAGCATCAACATTAAGTGCTTTTTTATTGCCGCACGTAAAATGTATGCAGCAGCAAGGGTGGATTGTGGACGGAGCTGCAAACGGCATTATTGGCAATGATAAATGCATCAGCACTTTTAACTCCGTTTACGATATAAAATGGAGCCGTAATCCGTTTGATGTTTTCCGCATGATTGAAGCAATGGATAGAATCCGAAGCATCGTGGAGGATGGTGGGTATGACGTTGTCCATGTCCATACTCCAATTGCTTCCGCAGTGACACGTTTTGCACTTAGGCATATGGTCAAGGCTAAACAGATAAAAATGATGTATACGGCTCACGGCTTCCACTTCTACAAAGGAGCGCCGCTGCTGAACTGGCTTGTGTACTATCCGATAGAAAAATATTTGTCACGTTATACAGATGTGTTGGTTACTATAAACAAAGAGGACTACGCTCGTGCCCAAAGAAAATTTTGTACTCCTGTTGTCTATTACATCCCAGGAATTGGTGTCGATATAGAGAAATTTAAACGATGTAAAGTCTCTAAGCATGATAAAAGAGTAGAACTAGGCATCCCGGATAATGCTTTTGTACTATTGTCAGTAGGAGAACTAGCTAATAGGAAAAACCAACGTGTTGTTATTAGGGCACTTGGTAAAATCAATGACCCAACAATTTTCTATGTGATTGCAGGTAAAGGTCCTCTTGAAAATGAATACATGAGATTGGCAATGCAAAATGGTATTGCAGACAATGTCATGCTCTTAGGCCATAGGTTAGATATTGACGAGATATGTAAAGTTGCTGATGTTTTTGTACATCCAAGCGTAAGAGAAGGACTTGGCATTGCCCCTTTGGAGAGTATGGCTGTAGGACTTCCGCTAATATCGTCGTATGTCAATGGTATAAAGGACTATACACAAGATGGTGTTACAGGATGCTGTATAAGCAATCCGCTAGATGTTGAAGCAATGGTGGCAGCGATACTAACCATGCGGGATAATATCGAATTTCGGAAGCGATGTGCTTTGAATAATATAGAGATTGCAAAAAGCTTTGATATGAAGTTCTCATTAAAAGCTATGAGTAATATATATTGCAGGCAAGTAGCAAAATAGCGAATCTTATTTTATATAGGTTTATCTATGAAGTGGTTAATCGATTTCGTAAAATGGTTGGAGGAAAAATTATTATGATAACGCCGAAGCAAATCGCAGATATAACTATGACCCCGAAAAAAAGAAAAGACTCTAAAAATAATTATTTTGCGTTCTATATAGGCAGACCATTATCGTATATATTGACCATACCGTTTTTGTATACAAATATTGCGCCTAATACTGTATCTGTACTTTCTGTAATTCCTAGTGTGGTTGGT from Cloacibacillus sp. An23 encodes the following:
- a CDS encoding glycosyltransferase; translated protein: MPTKLLMVSTVASTLSAFLLPHVKCMQQQGWIVDGAANGIIGNDKCISTFNSVYDIKWSRNPFDVFRMIEAMDRIRSIVEDGGYDVVHVHTPIASAVTRFALRHMVKAKQIKMMYTAHGFHFYKGAPLLNWLVYYPIEKYLSRYTDVLVTINKEDYARAQRKFCTPVVYYIPGIGVDIEKFKRCKVSKHDKRVELGIPDNAFVLLSVGELANRKNQRVVIRALGKINDPTIFYVIAGKGPLENEYMRLAMQNGIADNVMLLGHRLDIDEICKVADVFVHPSVREGLGIAPLESMAVGLPLISSYVNGIKDYTQDGVTGCCISNPLDVEAMVAAILTMRDNIEFRKRCALNNIEIAKSFDMKFSLKAMSNIYCRQVAK